A single Bacteroidota bacterium DNA region contains:
- a CDS encoding Crp/Fnr family transcriptional regulator, producing the protein MTSNSYPEKCAHCLFRQVVCSYLGDEEFDRLYSNTLHLSYRRGEHILKQGNRFTHIVYLSKGMVKMNYEDEAGRNLILTVINAPSMLGGANVFNDDLNMFSVTAVEESDVCLIDISILKGFALSNSAFALKLLDFVSAMFKDSMINFISLAHKQVNGRIADILIYLSEKVYRSSSFTLSLTRKELAEFAGCSQENVIHTMTRLEKDGIIQSTKRFVEILDNERLRLVAKHG; encoded by the coding sequence ATGACAAGCAATAGTTATCCTGAAAAGTGTGCGCACTGCCTGTTCCGGCAGGTCGTGTGCAGTTATCTTGGTGATGAGGAATTCGACCGGCTGTATTCGAACACACTTCATTTAAGTTACAGACGCGGTGAGCATATCCTTAAACAAGGCAACCGCTTTACGCATATTGTGTATTTGTCGAAGGGCATGGTAAAAATGAACTATGAGGATGAGGCAGGGCGGAACCTGATTCTCACTGTGATTAACGCACCCAGCATGCTGGGAGGTGCCAACGTATTCAACGACGACCTGAATATGTTTTCTGTTACTGCTGTTGAGGAGAGTGATGTGTGCCTGATTGACATTTCCATTTTAAAGGGATTTGCTTTAAGCAACAGTGCCTTTGCGCTTAAATTGCTGGATTTTGTTTCGGCAATGTTCAAAGATTCCATGATTAATTTTATCAGTCTTGCACACAAGCAGGTGAATGGCCGCATTGCCGATATTCTGATCTATCTTTCCGAAAAGGTCTATAGAAGTAGTTCTTTCACGCTCTCGCTTACGCGTAAAGAACTGGCAGAGTTCGCAGGCTGCTCTCAGGAAAATGTAATCCATACCATGACAAGGCTTGAAAAAGATGGCATCATTCAATCAACAAAACGTTTTGTTGAGATACTCGATAATGAGCGTCTGCGACTGGTGGCAAAACACGGTTGA
- a CDS encoding ATP-binding protein, whose amino-acid sequence MIPRFLQDRISKRIKSNKVIMLYGARRVGKTVLLKELIKDFKGKSLVLNGEDYDAKLLLEEKSISNYRTLLQGIEILVIDEAQNISDIGQKLKLIVDEIPGIKVIASGSSSFDLKNHAGEPLVGRSMTYQLFPFSQEELNAYENILQTRQNLESRLICGSYPEPAFFSSFDEKREYLQEMVNAYLLKDILSIDGLRNSGKMKDLLQLIAFQIGTEVSLDEIGRQLGMSKGTVEKYLDLLSKVFIIFRLKGFSRNLRKEISKGSKWYFVDTGIRNAIIGNFAPLSMRNDTGLLWENYLLSERIKMNNNRGLNKAHYFWRTYDGQEIDLIEVSGDEIHAFECNWGKGTSKIPIAFSKGYPDVPFQVINRDNYLDFILSADIQK is encoded by the coding sequence ATGATACCTCGTTTCCTTCAGGACAGAATATCAAAGCGGATAAAATCCAATAAAGTTATTATGCTCTATGGCGCCAGGAGGGTTGGTAAAACGGTCCTGCTTAAAGAACTGATAAAAGATTTTAAAGGGAAATCGCTGGTGCTGAACGGGGAAGATTATGATGCGAAGCTTTTGCTAGAAGAAAAAAGCATATCAAATTACAGAACGCTGCTTCAGGGTATAGAAATACTGGTAATAGATGAAGCACAGAATATCTCTGATATCGGACAAAAATTGAAACTTATTGTTGATGAAATTCCGGGTATCAAAGTGATTGCAAGCGGCTCATCCTCATTTGATCTTAAAAATCATGCCGGTGAGCCTCTCGTTGGCAGGAGTATGACCTATCAGCTGTTCCCTTTCAGTCAAGAAGAACTGAATGCCTATGAAAACATATTGCAAACACGCCAAAACCTCGAATCGCGGCTAATATGCGGCAGCTACCCTGAGCCCGCATTTTTCAGCAGTTTTGACGAGAAGCGGGAATACCTGCAGGAAATGGTAAATGCCTATTTGTTAAAGGATATTCTTTCAATTGACGGATTGCGAAATTCCGGCAAAATGAAAGATTTATTGCAGCTGATCGCATTCCAGATTGGAACAGAGGTTTCTTTAGATGAAATAGGACGGCAGTTGGGAATGAGTAAAGGAACCGTTGAAAAATATCTTGATCTGTTATCCAAAGTTTTTATCATTTTCCGTCTCAAAGGGTTTTCGCGCAATCTCAGAAAAGAAATTAGTAAAGGCAGTAAATGGTATTTTGTTGATACCGGTATTCGAAATGCCATTATCGGAAATTTCGCGCCTCTTTCTATGCGCAATGATACAGGTTTGCTATGGGAAAATTACCTCCTGAGCGAACGGATAAAGATGAATAATAACAGGGGGCTGAATAAGGCTCACTATTTCTGGCGCACTTATGATGGTCAGGAAATAGATTTAATTGAAGTATCAGGAGATGAGATACACGCCTTCGAATGCAATTGGGGAAAAGGAACATCAAAAATCCCCATCGCATTTTCGAAAGGTTACCCTGATGTTCCATTTCAGGTAATCAACCGTGATAACTACCTTGATTTTATACTTTCAGCTGATATACAAAAGTAA
- a CDS encoding ATP-binding cassette domain-containing protein — protein MDIKTIKIIGGKGKDGQPEKVKEFELKMGDIISIVGPTGCGKTTLINDIELFANFNTPSERTVLINGEPVPDDFTFDPSKHPIALISQHTNFLSDLPVGEFLQIHATVRGAENIDAIIAETLDFANQLTGEAIIPTTGMTELSGGQTRSLLIADAVIIGNSPIILLDEIENAGIHRTRALELLKKYDKIFVFVTHDSRIALLSDFRIVMKNGSMQKLITTGPDERRAALELKKIDDVMLEFRKLIRAGEEITEDIFNENIKGLSF, from the coding sequence ATGGATATTAAAACGATTAAGATTATCGGGGGAAAAGGCAAAGACGGCCAACCCGAAAAAGTAAAAGAGTTTGAGCTGAAGATGGGCGACATCATCAGCATCGTTGGCCCAACCGGCTGCGGAAAAACCACGCTGATAAATGATATCGAGCTGTTCGCCAATTTCAACACGCCCTCGGAACGCACCGTTCTTATCAATGGTGAACCGGTTCCCGATGACTTCACATTCGACCCGTCGAAGCACCCTATTGCGCTGATTTCACAGCATACAAATTTTCTTTCCGACTTGCCCGTGGGTGAATTCTTACAAATCCACGCAACTGTCAGAGGTGCTGAAAATATTGATGCCATTATCGCCGAAACGCTCGATTTTGCAAATCAGCTTACAGGTGAAGCCATCATCCCCACGACTGGAATGACAGAGCTTTCGGGCGGACAAACGCGTTCACTGCTCATTGCAGATGCGGTCATTATCGGTAACTCACCCATCATCCTGCTGGATGAGATCGAGAATGCAGGAATTCATCGTACACGTGCACTCGAACTGCTTAAAAAATACGATAAGATTTTTGTATTTGTGACACATGATTCACGCATTGCATTGCTTTCAGATTTCCGTATTGTTATGAAGAACGGCAGCATGCAAAAGCTCATCACGACCGGACCCGACGAACGCCGCGCAGCGCTTGAACTTAAAAAGATTGATGATGTGATGCTTGAATTCCGTAAGCTCATCCGCGCAGGCGAAGAAATCACAGAAGATATTTTTAACGAGAACATTAAAGGATTATCATTCTAA
- a CDS encoding tetratricopeptide repeat protein produces MAKTTTQKIAKHPKATKKAMKHTAETEVLKPKAQNKYLKHLVILLILMATSVIYSGTLKNSLTYWDDDKNVSENADIRGLTSKNIQAVFTKSYLGMYVPMTMISYMTDYSIAGNSSKMAHLTSLLLHLLSVLLVYLLILALVKNVYMAAVTSALFALHPLNVEAVGWISARSTLVYGLFYIASLLFYVLYVQRNRNIKYLVISLLLFVLSALSKSQAMTLPLLFFVVDYFLSRKYDTKAWIEKIPFLLVSGAALMVSFYFRKDLGTQSTAFSFFDNVLFSFYSIGFYFVKFFAPLHLSAYIPFPTTTGGLLPMIYYLSPLLIIALVVLIIFLPKYRKDIITGLLLFLLPNIMLMIKTVSVGQQIAAERYAYIPYIGLAFLLAVVTGRFYDLKSKYIGMIQSVLVLFFAAVMIFFSVNTYARVKVWQNDLTLWNDVIAKEPQLYYGYFGRANAEYNKKMYEQALKDYNKAIELNPGFKDSYLNRANVNYALKNYKAVISDASQTISSDSTSANAYYFKGMSNLNEKKYAEALADLTKALELGLVNPDIYYACAIAKENLKDLKSAIAYYDKGIALSPGVADAYLKRGRLKGLSGDYKGSIDDFDKSIELAPTSAESYANRGNAKFFGNDKKGACADWNKALEMGLKSVQSTIDANCK; encoded by the coding sequence ATGGCAAAGACAACTACCCAAAAAATTGCAAAGCACCCAAAGGCAACCAAAAAAGCAATGAAACACACTGCCGAAACCGAAGTATTAAAACCTAAAGCTCAGAACAAGTATCTGAAACACCTCGTAATTCTGCTTATCCTGATGGCAACATCAGTTATTTATTCCGGCACTCTGAAAAATTCGCTCACTTACTGGGACGATGATAAAAATGTGAGTGAGAACGCTGATATCCGCGGCCTCACTTCAAAAAACATACAGGCCGTTTTTACGAAATCATACCTCGGCATGTACGTTCCCATGACGATGATAAGTTACATGACCGATTATTCCATCGCAGGCAACAGTTCTAAAATGGCTCATCTCACAAGCCTGTTATTGCACTTACTTTCTGTTTTGTTAGTGTATCTGTTGATACTTGCACTTGTCAAAAATGTCTATATGGCAGCGGTTACATCGGCACTGTTCGCGCTTCATCCACTCAATGTTGAGGCTGTAGGCTGGATTTCGGCCCGAAGTACTTTGGTGTACGGATTATTCTACATTGCATCGCTGCTATTTTACGTGCTGTATGTTCAGCGCAACCGTAACATCAAATACCTGGTTATTTCGCTGCTGCTGTTCGTGCTGTCGGCACTCTCCAAATCGCAGGCGATGACGCTGCCGCTGCTGTTTTTTGTGGTTGATTATTTCCTGTCACGCAAGTACGATACAAAAGCATGGATAGAAAAAATACCTTTCCTGCTGGTTTCTGGCGCAGCTCTAATGGTTTCATTCTATTTCAGAAAAGATTTGGGTACCCAAAGCACTGCCTTTTCATTTTTCGACAATGTTCTTTTTTCATTTTATTCCATCGGATTTTATTTTGTGAAATTCTTTGCACCGCTTCATCTGTCGGCATACATCCCTTTCCCAACCACGACAGGCGGGCTGTTACCAATGATTTATTATCTCTCGCCCTTGTTGATTATAGCATTGGTTGTATTAATCATTTTTCTTCCTAAATATCGCAAAGATATCATCACCGGATTACTGCTGTTTTTACTGCCAAACATCATGCTCATGATAAAGACCGTCTCTGTCGGGCAACAGATTGCAGCCGAACGTTACGCATATATTCCTTACATCGGGCTCGCATTTTTACTGGCGGTTGTAACCGGACGTTTCTACGATTTAAAATCAAAATACATCGGCATGATACAGTCGGTATTGGTCTTATTTTTCGCTGCAGTGATGATATTTTTCTCTGTGAATACTTACGCTCGCGTAAAAGTATGGCAGAATGACCTTACCTTATGGAATGATGTGATAGCAAAGGAACCGCAACTGTATTACGGTTATTTTGGCCGTGCGAACGCAGAATACAATAAGAAAATGTACGAACAGGCGCTGAAAGATTATAATAAAGCTATTGAGCTGAATCCCGGTTTCAAAGATTCATACCTGAACCGTGCAAATGTAAATTATGCGCTGAAGAATTATAAAGCTGTTATAAGTGACGCTTCACAGACTATAAGCAGCGATTCAACTTCTGCCAACGCTTATTATTTTAAAGGAATGTCGAACCTCAACGAAAAAAAATATGCTGAAGCTCTGGCAGACCTCACCAAAGCACTGGAACTCGGGCTTGTTAATCCGGATATTTATTACGCTTGCGCTATTGCGAAAGAAAACCTCAAAGACCTTAAAAGCGCTATTGCCTATTATGATAAAGGAATTGCACTATCGCCCGGTGTTGCCGACGCCTATCTTAAACGTGGTCGCCTGAAAGGGCTGAGCGGCGATTATAAAGGATCTATTGACGATTTTGATAAGTCAATCGAACTTGCTCCCACATCCGCAGAATCGTATGCTAACCGTGGAAATGCAAAGTTTTTCGGCAATGATAAAAAAGGTGCCTGTGCCGACTGGAACAAGGCGCTTGAAATGGGTTTGAAAAGCGTGCAGTCAACGATTGATGCCAACTGTAAATAA
- a CDS encoding cysteine desulfurase family protein — MRSVYLDNASTTRLDTRVLDAMMPFLTECFGNPSSLHSYGTRSKEAMDAMRSLLAGFINAQAGEIIFTSGGTEANNLALKGTAFANRHRGNHIIVSAIEHDCILKTCAWLATQGFRITYLPVGEDGIVDTSSLINELKTPGTILVSVMHVNNETGTIQPIEEIGKICAEHHVPFHTDACQSFGKIPIDVRASNISMMSLNAHKIYGPKGVGCLYIKEGTQLSPLFHGGGQEQGLRSTTENLAGIAGFAKAAEICHNEMQSETERLSAIRKMLLDNVQEKFDGFYLNGDENRGIPNIINFAISGLEGETMRLLLHLDERGIAVSAGSACSNNDTTKSASHVLSAMGRGQFEARGAVRVSPGRFTTTEDILYFIQEFTASIHKLNPIFS, encoded by the coding sequence ATGAGAAGTGTATATCTTGATAATGCATCAACGACCCGGCTTGATACCCGGGTTCTTGATGCCATGATGCCTTTCCTTACAGAATGCTTCGGAAATCCATCAAGTCTGCATTCATACGGAACCCGCTCCAAAGAAGCCATGGATGCAATGCGTTCATTGCTGGCAGGTTTCATCAATGCGCAAGCGGGAGAAATAATTTTCACGTCAGGAGGTACCGAAGCAAATAATCTTGCGCTGAAAGGCACGGCATTCGCCAACAGGCATCGCGGCAATCACATCATCGTATCTGCCATCGAGCATGACTGTATATTAAAGACCTGCGCATGGCTTGCCACTCAGGGATTCCGCATCACCTATCTGCCCGTTGGCGAAGACGGCATTGTGGATACTTCGAGCCTGATTAATGAACTTAAGACACCCGGCACCATCCTGGTTTCGGTAATGCATGTCAATAATGAAACCGGCACCATTCAGCCTATTGAAGAAATCGGAAAAATCTGTGCCGAGCATCATGTTCCCTTCCACACCGATGCCTGCCAGTCGTTCGGAAAAATACCGATTGACGTCCGCGCTTCGAACATCTCAATGATGTCATTGAATGCACATAAAATTTACGGACCCAAAGGTGTCGGATGCCTGTATATTAAAGAAGGCACTCAGCTCAGCCCGCTGTTTCACGGAGGCGGTCAGGAACAGGGCCTGCGTTCAACAACGGAAAATCTGGCAGGAATCGCAGGATTTGCAAAAGCAGCAGAAATTTGTCATAATGAAATGCAGTCAGAAACAGAACGGCTTTCTGCAATACGGAAGATGCTTCTCGATAATGTTCAGGAAAAATTTGATGGCTTCTATTTAAACGGAGACGAAAACCGCGGCATTCCCAACATCATTAATTTCGCGATAAGCGGACTTGAAGGAGAAACCATGCGACTGCTGCTGCATCTTGATGAAAGAGGAATCGCCGTTTCTGCCGGTTCTGCGTGCTCAAATAATGATACGACAAAAAGTGCATCGCATGTACTCAGTGCCATGGGACGCGGACAGTTTGAAGCCCGCGGCGCCGTACGTGTGAGTCCCGGCAGGTTCACCACCACAGAAGATATCCTGTACTTCATACAGGAATTTACAGCAAGCATTCATAAGTTAAATCCCATATTCAGCTAA
- a CDS encoding peroxiredoxin, giving the protein MKNTILILVFITCGISLSTAQNASQVTLHLGSDAPAFVAQSTQGKITFPDDYFAKWKIIFSHPADFTPVCTSEIMGLAAIQEDFKKLNTAIIVVSTDGINSHLEWINSMESINYNGLGPVKINFPLIADIGYDVARKYGMVRADTLDRHAIRSVFIIDPENKIRAMFYYPDYVGRNIEEIKRTLIALQMNEKNDVLTPANWKPGDEVLMRSPKTMADADKLKAKEDPALHMVTWYMWFRKM; this is encoded by the coding sequence ATGAAAAATACTATTTTAATACTCGTTTTTATAACATGCGGAATTAGCCTTTCCACTGCACAAAATGCCAGTCAGGTTACGCTGCATTTGGGAAGTGATGCACCTGCTTTTGTCGCGCAGTCAACACAGGGGAAAATAACATTTCCGGATGATTATTTTGCAAAGTGGAAGATTATTTTCAGTCATCCTGCCGATTTTACACCGGTTTGCACATCAGAAATAATGGGACTTGCAGCTATTCAGGAAGATTTCAAAAAGCTGAATACAGCAATTATTGTAGTTTCTACTGATGGCATTAACAGCCACCTTGAATGGATTAACTCCATGGAATCTATTAATTATAACGGACTGGGACCGGTGAAGATTAATTTTCCGCTGATTGCGGATATAGGATACGATGTTGCCAGAAAGTATGGAATGGTTCGAGCCGACACACTTGACCGTCATGCCATTCGTTCGGTATTCATTATTGATCCAGAAAATAAAATCCGCGCCATGTTTTATTATCCTGATTATGTTGGCAGAAATATTGAAGAAATAAAACGCACACTCATTGCACTTCAGATGAATGAAAAGAACGATGTGCTTACGCCTGCCAACTGGAAACCCGGCGACGAGGTTCTTATGAGAAGTCCGAAAACCATGGCCGATGCCGATAAGCTCAAAGCTAAAGAAGATCCCGCTCTGCACATGGTAACATGGTACATGTGGTTCAGAAAAATGTAA
- a CDS encoding GTP-binding protein, whose protein sequence is MKLIIFAGPPTCGKTTVIRQVIKRMIAKSLKVSYIKIDVLFADEDEIIAKEFGIPTRKIYSGELCPDHCNVVVLDEAVEWAEKAGSEYLFVETAGLCLRCSPYIENSLGIVVLEATSGMNLPRKIGPMLTLADISVITKIDLISQAEREVFRYRVMESAHGITVVESNALYGIGIDPIVKQIVKSVDVEQPMFLRGNPPVGTCTICVGKKEIGAKNHFGVLRTMESDLFYVGE, encoded by the coding sequence ATGAAACTAATCATATTTGCAGGTCCTCCGACCTGCGGCAAAACAACAGTCATCCGACAGGTAATTAAGCGCATGATTGCTAAAAGCCTCAAAGTATCATACATAAAAATTGATGTGCTGTTTGCCGATGAAGACGAAATTATAGCAAAAGAATTCGGCATACCCACACGAAAGATTTACTCCGGCGAACTGTGTCCTGACCATTGCAATGTAGTGGTACTCGACGAAGCTGTTGAATGGGCAGAGAAAGCCGGCTCAGAATACCTCTTCGTTGAAACTGCCGGACTTTGCCTGCGCTGTTCACCGTATATTGAAAACTCATTGGGTATTGTAGTGCTCGAAGCTACCAGCGGTATGAACCTGCCCCGTAAAATTGGTCCCATGCTCACTCTGGCCGACATCAGCGTCATCACTAAAATCGACCTTATTTCACAGGCAGAGCGCGAAGTATTCAGGTATCGCGTAATGGAATCGGCACACGGTATTACGGTTGTTGAAAGCAATGCACTGTACGGTATCGGCATCGATCCTATCGTGAAGCAGATTGTGAAATCTGTGGATGTTGAACAGCCCATGTTCCTGCGTGGCAATCCTCCTGTGGGCACCTGTACTATCTGCGTTGGCAAAAAAGAGATTGGTGCGAAAAATCATTTCGGCGTACTGCGCACTATGGAATCAGACCTTTTTTATGTAGGTGAATAA